The Bos indicus x Bos taurus breed Angus x Brahman F1 hybrid chromosome 10, Bos_hybrid_MaternalHap_v2.0, whole genome shotgun sequence genome has a segment encoding these proteins:
- the PPM1A gene encoding protein phosphatase 1A — MGAFLDKPKMEKHNAQGQGNGLRYGLSSMQGWRVEMEDAHTAVIGLPSGLETWSFFAVYDGHAGSQVAKYCCEHLLDHITNNQDFKGSAGAPSVENVKNGIRTGFLEIDEHMRVMSEKKHGADRSGSTAVGVLISPQHTYFINCGDSRGLLCRNRKVYFFTQDHKPSNPLEKERIQNAGGSVMIQRVNGSLAVSRALGDFDYKCVHGKGPTEQLVSPEPEVHDIERSEEDDQFIILACDGIWDVMGNEELCDFVRSRLEVTDDLEKVCNEVVDTCLYKGSRDNMSVILICFPNAPKVSPEAVKKEEELDKYLESRVEEIIKKQGEGVPDLVHVMRTLASENIPSLPPGGELASKRNVIEAVYNRLNPYKNDDTDSTSTDDMW, encoded by the exons ATGGGAGCATTTTTAGACAaaccaaagatggaaaaacaTAATGCCCAGGGGCAGGGTAATGGGTTGCGATATGGGCTAAGCAGCATGCAAGGCTGGCGAGTTGAAATGGAGGATGCACATACTGCTGTGATCGGTCTGCCAAGTGGACTTGAAACATGGTCATTCTTTGCTGTGTATGATGGGCATGCTGGTTCTCAGGTTGCCAAATACTGCTGTGAGCATTTGTTAGATCACATCACCAATAACCAGGATTTTAAAGGGTCTGCAGGAGCACCTTCTGTGGAAAATGTAAAGAATGGAATCAGAACAGGCTTCCTGGAGATTGATGAACATATGAGAGTTATGTCAGAGAAGAAACATGGTGCTGATAGGAGTGGGTCAACAGCTGTGGGTGTCTTAATTTCTCCTCAACACACGTATTTCATTAACTGTGGAGACTCAAGAGGTTTACTTTGTAGGAACAGGAAAGTTTACTTCTTCACACAAGATCACAAACCAAGTAATCCGCTGGAAAAAGAACGAATTCAGAATGCAGGTGGTTCTGTAATGATTCAGCGTGTGAATGGCTCTCTGGCTGTGTCGAGGGCCCTTGGGGACTTTGATTACAAATGTGTCCATGGAAAAGGTCCTACAGAGCAGCTTGTTTCACCAGAGCCTGAAGTCCATGATATTGAAAGATCTGAAGAAGATGATCAATTCATTATTCTTgcatgtgatggtatttgggaTGTCATGGGAAATGAAGAGCTCTGTGATTTTGTAAGATCCAGACTTGAAGTCACTGATGACCTTGAGAAAGTTTGCAATGAAGTAGTCGACACCTGTTTGTATAAG GGAAGTCGAGACAACATGAGTGTGATATTGATCTGTTTTCCAAATGCACCCAAAGTATCGCCAGAAGCagtgaagaaggaggaagagttGGACAAATACCTGGAAAGCAGAGTAGAAG AAATCATAAAGAAGCAGGGGGAAGGCGTCCCTGACTTAGTCCATGTGATGCGCACATTAGCGAGTGAGAACATACCCAGCCTCCCACCAGGGGGTGAACTGGCAAGCAA gcGGAATGTAATTGAAGCCGTTTACAATAGACTGAATCCATACAAAAATGATGACACC GACTCTACATCAACTGATGATATGTGGTAA